The DNA sequence CGGTTCTCGATGCCGACGACGGCGACCAGGTGGTCGGATTCGTCGACGTGAAAGACGTTTTACGAGCGGAGGTAGAGGGCGGAGAGGCCGAGTCAGTCGGCGACATCGCCCGCGAGATTCTCATCGTCCCCGAGACGATGGCACTGAGCGACCTCCTGAGACAGTTCAGGGAAGACCAACAGCAGATGGCCGCCGTTATCGACGAGTGGGGGGCGTTCGAGGGGATGGCAACGGTCGAAGACGTCGTCGAGGCGCTCGTCGGAGACCTCCGAGACGAGTTCGACGTGGACGAGCGTGAGCCGTCGATTCGCCAGCACGACGACGGGTACGACATCGACGGCAGCGTCCCGTTGTCGAAGGTCAACGACCTGATCGAGGGGGAGTTCACGAGTGACGAGGTCGAGACGATCGGTGGACTGGTACTCGAACACCTCGACCGTGCGCCAGAACGTGGCGATCGCGTCGAGGTTGCCGGATACGTTGTCGAGGTGATGAGCGTCGAGGGGACCCGAATTTCGACGGTCTGGGTCCACAAAGGTGAGGTGGACGACCCAGTCGTGGACTGAGTGGGGATGCGGAGTTGCCTGGGAGGATTCGTTCTTGAGTGCTCTCCGTGAGAGTAGTGTCTCGTGACGGTCTGACTCGAAGTCGCAGCACCCGAATCTACGAGTGACGGGTCCGGTTTTCGGTGGCAGAACTCCATCTTCCGGGACACGTACTGGAATTCGGTGCCAGTACGCGCGCGCTGTTCAGCGCGTCCGCTGAAACATCACTAACTGCTGTCAGAATCGGCGTGACACAGACAGAGGGTGGGTTCAGCACGGCGGATTCGTTTATTTTGAGAGGGTAGCTCTGAGTTGGCTAGTAGAGTGCAGGTGCGTGTCTATTGGTTCTCGTCTTGTTGAGATGCCAGACGTTGTTGAGCGTCGGCAATTGCTTCCACGGCCATGAGACCTCTCCAAAGGAAGTACAGAAGCACGATTACGAAACCGGGCAAGATACCCAGTAACAGCTGCCCCGCGATGAGTATCGAATACGCGAGGAAAAGTATGTAGAACACCGCTATTGCAACGAGCCAATTGCGTGGGATCGAAGGTGGGGACCAGTCTGACATACATTTCGGTCAAACTGTCACTGGATTATAAATTACGCTGATTGAATGGTTAGGAGTCCGTTTGTACCGACCGATATGACTGGTTCAGTAACAACCAGTCTCGCGTGACCGACTTGCGCTCTGTATGCGGCAGCATCGCTCGCAACTGTTCGATTTTGGTGGATACTGGCATGACTGCGATAGCGCGTGGGGCCGGCGCTCAGCAAGTACCCACCGGCGGCCGTCTCGGCACGCCGAATCCAGTGGATTCACGCAACTCTTGCGGCAGGTGTACCCACCGGGCGGTTTGCTCGAAGGAGACCGGTTGGGGTCCCAAAGTATACTGCACTCAACTGAGATGACACTCGTATGGGTGACTCCAAACGAACCCACTACGAAGTCAGTGCTTCGCGTGTCAGTCCGCACCGGACCCGAGTGACGACTGACGACGGGGAGTTCGTCGTCGGACACGACGTGAATCCCGTCGAGAATCTCCTCGGATCCGTCTTGGCCTGTCTCAACTCGACCGGGACGATGGTCGCCCGCGACATGGAGATTGATATCGTGTCGCTTGAGGCAACGGTCGAGGGGGATGTGAACTACGCGAGGTATCTGGGCAAGGACTCCGAGGACCGTCCAGGTTTGCAAGGACTCGACGTATCCCTCTCGGTCGAGGCAGAGGGCGACGCTGACCTCGACGCCTGGCTTTCGGCAGTCAAAGAGCGGTGTCCGGTCACTGATAACATCGAACACGAGACCGGACTCCGCGTCACACTCGATTGAACTGATAGAGAGCTGTACATGACCGGCTGGATGGGGTGAGCCGACGCCGTTTTCGGCTCTGCCAGTGGTGAATGCGCTCCCTGTACTTAGCACGGGATCGACAAACGAGCAGTGACAGAGCGTTCACCAGGTTCGACGCAGGTCAGAACGAGGGTCGCTGCTGGTCGCGGCAAGTCGCACCGTTTTTGACCGTTCGGACTCCTAGGTTCGGTACTGAATGATCTCGAAGGGCTGTGAGCAGTGCGCCAAGGGTGGGAAGATGGTCCTGTTCGTCTACGGCTACTGCGACCAGCGCGACTGTTTCTACTGCCCGCTGGGCGAGAACCGAAAGAACGTCACGCAGGTGTACGCCAACGAGCGCGCGGTCGAGTCGGACGAGGACGTCCTCACCGAGGCCAAGCGGATGGACGCGCTCGGCACCTCCATCACCGGCGGGGAGCCACAGGAGGCGCTCGACAAGACCTGTCACTACCTCTCGCTGCTGAAGGAGGAGTTCGGCGAGGACCACCACACGCACCTCTACACGGGGATTACGGGCGGGCGAGAGAACATGCGCCGACTCTCGGAGGCGGGCCTCGACGAGATTCGGTTCCACCCGCCGCTCGAACAGTGGGGCGACCTCCACGGAACCGAGTGGGAGGAGATTCTCTACATCGCGCGCGAGGAAGGCCTCACCCCGGCGTTCGAGATTCCCGGCATCCGCGCCGAGCCGGAGTTCCTGGAGTTCCTCGACGAGGGGGCCGCGGACTTCTGTAACATCAACGAGTTCGAGATGAGCGATGGGAACTTCCGCCGGATGCAAGAGGAGGGCTTCGAACTCCGCGACGGGCACATGAGCGCGGTCGAGTCGCCGAAAGAGGAGATACTCGACGTGATGGGCAGCCACGAGCGGGTCTACTTCTGCACCTCGGTGTTCAAAGACGCCGCCCAGCACCGCCGTCGGCTGAAGCGGATGGCTCGCAACC is a window from the Salinigranum halophilum genome containing:
- a CDS encoding OsmC family protein; the encoded protein is MTTDDGEFVVGHDVNPVENLLGSVLACLNSTGTMVARDMEIDIVSLEATVEGDVNYARYLGKDSEDRPGLQGLDVSLSVEAEGDADLDAWLSAVKERCPVTDNIEHETGLRVTLD
- a CDS encoding radical SAM protein, with translation MISKGCEQCAKGGKMVLFVYGYCDQRDCFYCPLGENRKNVTQVYANERAVESDEDVLTEAKRMDALGTSITGGEPQEALDKTCHYLSLLKEEFGEDHHTHLYTGITGGRENMRRLSEAGLDEIRFHPPLEQWGDLHGTEWEEILYIAREEGLTPAFEIPGIRAEPEFLEFLDEGAADFCNINEFEMSDGNFRRMQEEGFELRDGHMSAVESPKEEILDVMGSHERVYFCTSVFKDAAQHRRRLKRMARNLRRPFDEVTDDGTLVYGKTWVSPEELDALGVPEEFYTVKSEHVEVAWWLLEEMIEEGDLPEGEIVEQYPTVDGTVVERTPLA